A single genomic interval of Juglans regia cultivar Chandler chromosome 1, Walnut 2.0, whole genome shotgun sequence harbors:
- the LOC108995932 gene encoding uncharacterized protein LOC108995932, which produces MSSSQNPNNQPLSPTETPLVALNITTQINEKLIPSTFPQWRAQFEALLIGYDLLDYVTGVSVCPSSDDTPEYALQKTHWVQQDKLILSAILASTSTTITPLIATAKTSHETWKKLNHMYASRSRMQAMQLKEEITLIQKENRSIPEYLHVVKALADEIALIDHPISNDDLTLYILNGLGSDFREIVVPIRAREKF; this is translated from the coding sequence ATGTCTTCTTCCCAAAATCCAAACAATCAACCTCTCTCCCCAACCGAAACACCACTGGTTGCTCTTAACATCACAACCCAAATCAATGAGAAATTAATCCCCTCCACCTTTCCACAATGGCGTGCCCAATTCGAAGCTCTTCTCATTGGGTACGACCTATTGGACTATGTCACTGGAGTTTCTGTGTGTCCATCATCTGATGACACTCCTGAATATGCCCTACAAAAAACCCATTGGGTTCAGCAAGACAAGTTGATTCTCAGTGCCATCCTTGCTTCAACCTCCACCACCATCACTCCTCTCATAGCTACCGCTAAAACATCCCATGAGACGTGGAAAAAATTGAATCATATGTATGCTAGTAGATCTCGAATGCAAGCTATGCAACTCAAGGAAGAAATTACCTtgattcaaaaagaaaatcgcTCGATTCCGGAGTATCTCCATGTCGTAAAGGCATTGGCTGATGAGATAGCTCTAATTGACCATCCCATATCTAACGATGATCTAACCCTTTACATCCTTAATGGTTTGGGTTCTGATTTCAGGGAAATAGTTGTACCAATCCGTGCGAGGGAGAAATTTTGA